The genome window AACTCAAAAACAATAGGACAATGTAATAAAAGATGATCTACTGACTCTCTATTACTTTttcacatataacaccaatccatAATCAACATCTTCCTCTTACGTAAATTATCAATAGTCAAAATATTTCTCAAAGCCACAGTCCAAATGAACCTGCTGTGATTTAGTTGACAAATTGTGGAGACCATGTACTTAAATCACCGGGAAATTACTAGGAACATAAAGAATTTGATTATCTTAGTTGATTCATGCTGCTCAAATGTTGCCTAtgagatttgatgaaaatttgGTGGTGTGGTGtcacaaagaaaagagaggtgGAGGGGCCATGATGGTTAGAACTTAAGTGATTTGTTGGCCATTCATGGTtaccaaaaactaaaatgtCTCTTAGGGGGTAGACAacttatattattatgttttcaatttatatcTGGAATAAATTACTAAATAGTATGGTTTCAGTAGAGGCATCTGCTTCCTTAAACCTGGAGCATGCATGAAAAGTCACTTGACATCGGTTATTTCTTGTATTTTAGATTTGGTGTTGTTATTCTTGCAATGCTGTCTAATTAGAGCTTGGCCTTTGCTTGGTACTTGCAACTACATTGGCTGCGTTGAGAATCAAAGGGTGTTGACAAATACTTGTGCTCAAGTGTCCTGATAACACTATACGGGGTGAACACATGCCAAAGGGGCCCTGTTAGTTTTGGTCATTAAGAGTTAACTTGGAGTTTGCATGGTTAGAGACCTCTCTTATGGCATAAGGAATATCTTGAATAGGAATCTTGGACTTGCATTGACAGTCTTacatggtttttatttatttatttattttttatgtcaaatgtaaattatttttaattttacgAGGCTTGATTCCCTCTCTCGTTGGGTATGCTTTGCTATTAGAATTGTTCTTTCTGCATCCTCCTTATTTTCCTTATAGCTTTCATTTTTGGGATCCATTACATCCGTATGAGCAATTCAATTCCACTCTTTCCTTTTACATGCGATTTATGTCTTGGAAGATGGGTGCTAAATGTCCTTTGGAAGAAGTTGAAGTGATAATAAGAGATAATATAAATTATGCACTTTGAAATCTGTAGTCTTAGATTTACTTACtccaaaaaaggagaaaaaagaaaagaaaaaagaggagaaatcTGTTAGATTTCACCTTGAGATTCCAAAACCTTGGTCAGTGGTTCTAGGCATTGAGAGCTTCTGTTATGTTGGAAATTAGCATCCTTTGTGGTCACTGTGCTTCTTAAGGATGAGTTCAACATGTGCAAATGCTTCAAGGCCTGAAGTGCCCATTGTACATGAGTATACctgcatttttgaaaaatacctTAGGCTATGTAGTGAgagcttattttttttattgaaattcttGCTACATGTTCACCTTTCTTCAATCAAGTGTGATAGGTCTAACCTGTAATGTGTACAGATATATACAGTGGCAATTTCAAGTATATGTTAGTGTTTTGAAGATGTGGAGTGCACATCAAATCAATTGCTAACATCTTTCATTAGTTCTCTTTATGAGTGGTCCTTTGCTTTGGGTCTCACAAATAGTActtctattcaaaatttcatagagtcaatttatatgtaaatatttttcaattgtaattctttaggctacttcatttttcttttcttttcatgaaGTAGTCTCTTTGCAAGTTAttcttatgtatatatatatgttagtaTTTTGGGTCCAAGGTATTTGCTTATTTTTGTAGTTACTACCTCTATATTTCTATGTATTTTAAATATGGTCTGATACTCTCTTGGCAACTCAGCacagtaaaattttaaaatttgttagtAGTGCTTTAACAATCAATCATCCAAAGTGATTTGTTTTGATTGAGGTCAACTCCCAGTATTCCTAGTTCTGACAATTTCCAAAAAGCATCAAGATGATTAACCGCACCTTGGATTCACACATATAATCTATGGCGAGTAAATATTGCTGGCTTTGCATGCAATCTGCCAGTTACAGAATTGGGAGTGGTACCTACATTGTCTGAGAACATTCTAAATTTAATTCTGACTTCTGTTTTTACTCCCTTTCCTAGTTTGTGGAGACTTATAACTGATTCCCACATAATGCTTTTTTCTGTTCAATAAACCGGATCCTTTAGTAACAATTCATGAACATGGAATATTATCAGTGACTCAAATAGCAGGAGTATTGGGATCTGATTTTGGAACAGTCTTGTCACGTAACAAAAATAACATTTGGTACATTAGGTTCATGAGATTCTCTGGCAGCTCGTTCAACTGTGAACTGtaacattttttggatttttattttactctttCTAAATGAACCAAGCCAACTAGAATCTTTCTTCAGCCATATTGAAGAAATAGAGCTTTGTTCAATGTATTTGTCTATAAGCAGACTTTTCTGTATTTGTGGCGATCCAAAAGCagtctcctctttttttttttctttttttttgggaataactgctttgcttttgttttatgACACTATCGATTTTCAGCTGATGCCAATAAAACTTTTATGGAAATTTGCAGGTTGTGTAACATTGGTGTTTTCTCTGAAGGAAGCCTATTCAATTTACCCTGCTGGAAGTAGCTATGCTACCCACTGGAGCAAAAGACTCCCAACTCCGTGAGAGCAACAGTCAGAAAGTCCACCCACAACCCATGGAAGAGGCCATGAATCAGAAGCCAGAAGCTGTGGAAGCCCTGATATCCAAGATTTTTACGAACATCTCCTCTTTGAAGTCAGCTTACATCCAGCTTCAAGCTGCTCATACTCCCTATGACCCTGAAAAAATCCAAGCTGCTGATAAACAAGTAATTTCTGAGTTGAAGAACCTATCCGAACTCAAGCACTTTTACAGGGAGCACAACCCCAAATCAGTATGTGCTTCTCCACAGGATTCTCGCTTAGCTGCGGAGATCCAAGAACAGCAGAGTCTGCTGAAAACCTATGAGGTTATGGTGAAGAAATTTCAGTCTGAAATTCAGAACAAAGATTCTGAGATTAATCAGTTGCAGCAGCAGATTGAGGAGGCATGCCAGAGGCGGGGAAAACTGGAAAAGAATCTTAAGCTTAGGGGCTTGTCAACAAAAGAATCTGAAAGTTCTACAGATGAAAATGGATTTTTCCCTGTAGATCTAACCCCCGATCTGTTTACATCTGCTGTAGAAGCTGCTTTCAAAGCCATTCATGATTTTTCTAAGCCATTGATCAACATGATGAAAGCAGCTGGGTGGGATCTCGATGCTGCAGCTAACTCAATTGAACCTAATGTCGTTTATGCAAAGAGAGCTCATAAAAAGTATGCTTTTGAGTCTCATATATGCCAGAGAATGTTCAGTGGGTTTCAGCAAGAAAGCTTTGCCATCAAATCAGACAATCTAACGGTCACTACAGATGGCTTCTTCAAACAGTTTCTTGCTCTAAGGGAGATGGATCCGTTGGATGTACTAGGGCAAAATCCAGACTCgatttttgggaaattttgcAGGAGCAAGTACCTAGTGGTGGTTCACCCAAAAATGGAGGCATCCTTCTTTGGAAATCTTGATCAGCGAAATTACGTAATGGGGGGTGGACATCCAAGGACCCCTTTTTACCAAGCTTTTCTAAAACTGGCAAAATCCATCTGGCTTTTACATAGGCTGGCTTATTCGTTTGAGCCCAATGTCAAGGTATTTCAGGTTAAGAGAGGGAGTGAGTTTTCAGAGGTTTATATGGATAGTGTTGTGAAGAATTTGATAATGGATGAAAGTGATCAAAAGCCCAAGGTTGGACTAATGGTTATGCCTGGTTTTTGGATTGGGGGCAGTGTGATTCAGAGTAGAGTTTATCTCTCAGGCATGAAGGTTGCTGAATAACTCAAGTGTGTCTATGCTAATCTTTGTCCAGATGTGTATGTTGTGTGTTTAATATGGCCTGTTGTCTTTTCCTATTATATTATCTTATGTAATTGTTATTGCTGGTTGTTTGTTGAAAGGAGCTTCCTTTTGTTTATAACGATGTGAGTTATTGTAGAAGTAGATGCAGTAATTTGTTTAGCTAATCTTTTGAGTGCTAGTTGAACATCACCTTGGGAGAAGGAAATTCCCTTTCACTGTTCAGGTCATATTTGCCAACCCTATTTGCTTCAAAAGACCATCTTGACTggttaaataatttaaacaaatactaatttaactattaataatatatttagaactcattaaatcatttaaacaaGTAATTTATCTATTAAGTGCCCGTTTGTGATGCACTTTTAAGTTAgtttattgcttttttatttttttatttttttatttgctggTTTTGCGTGAGTTATATGCTTATTTCatttaacctttttttatttgtaatattttcaacaaaaagttagataaattatttttaaatggacATTTAAGTTATATGATTAAATGCACCTATAATAATAGATTGGAAGATTTTCAAGTTTGGATGGAAATTCAGTCCATGATACAAACAAATAGGATTTGGGCGAATCATGTGGTATTTATCTATTAGAATCCATTGGAAAAAAGGGAGGAAATGGTTCATTATTATACATTACACGAGACCCACATGCAATAGATTGACTTTGAATCTTTGATTGAGTTCGTCGGTGTTTTATGCTGAAAGATCACTCTTAGTTCCTCACGTGATTGTTGAGGTGCCACCACTTGCAATACAGCTTTAAACTACATACTATATTGTTAAGACTTTAAATTCATGTCTCTAGAATCTCTGAACCTTGGTTTCAATACTTTGTTGGCTAAACAAGTTTTATCTATAATACTAGAGGACCATTGCCGTGGGCATCGCGGGCACTCTCAGTTGGGTTTTGACGCAACAACTAGGAATAAATTATAGTGAATGGCCCCAAGTTGTCGTTCTTGGTCAAAGCTTTGTAGAAGAAGGGTGATAGATACACACGAAGTTGAAATCGTGTTTTGACTGTTTCATAATTATAACTGAAATCATGTGTACGGTTGTGTGCAACAAGCTGT of Quercus lobata isolate SW786 chromosome 8, ValleyOak3.0 Primary Assembly, whole genome shotgun sequence contains these proteins:
- the LOC115956016 gene encoding protein GRAVITROPIC IN THE LIGHT 1; translated protein: MLPTGAKDSQLRESNSQKVHPQPMEEAMNQKPEAVEALISKIFTNISSLKSAYIQLQAAHTPYDPEKIQAADKQVISELKNLSELKHFYREHNPKSVCASPQDSRLAAEIQEQQSLLKTYEVMVKKFQSEIQNKDSEINQLQQQIEEACQRRGKLEKNLKLRGLSTKESESSTDENGFFPVDLTPDLFTSAVEAAFKAIHDFSKPLINMMKAAGWDLDAAANSIEPNVVYAKRAHKKYAFESHICQRMFSGFQQESFAIKSDNLTVTTDGFFKQFLALREMDPLDVLGQNPDSIFGKFCRSKYLVVVHPKMEASFFGNLDQRNYVMGGGHPRTPFYQAFLKLAKSIWLLHRLAYSFEPNVKVFQVKRGSEFSEVYMDSVVKNLIMDESDQKPKVGLMVMPGFWIGGSVIQSRVYLSGMKVAE